One window of Arthrobacter oryzae genomic DNA carries:
- a CDS encoding class I SAM-dependent methyltransferase, giving the protein MADAPQDLIAPLLTSEGWELLASLGPYREDEAFKLNESLRKAGHSPALVSAALTQSRLRTKAEAKFGEFARQMIFTAAGLEQATRLTVAARHAERFATAGIEHVADLGCGLGADSMALASMDIRVTAVEMDETTAACATMNLIPFPHASVVHSDATSVPLDGVGGVWLDPARRTTSTSGTRRIWDPEEFSPPLSFVESLAHSGLAVGVKMGPGIPHESVPAGCEAQWVSVGGDVTEVTLWFNAVSRPGIRRAALLLGPQGAAEITSTEEFDAGPVAPVGPVEGYLYEPDGAVIRAGLVADVALRLGGHLVDEHIAYICAPELVDTPFARAYKVLEVMPFNVKALKAWVKQNNIGVLDIKKRGTSVTPEELRRQLLAGGRNAGKGSKGKKTATLVLTRIGEDRVAISVEPVQDRV; this is encoded by the coding sequence ATGGCTGACGCACCGCAGGACCTGATCGCCCCCCTCCTGACCAGCGAAGGCTGGGAGCTGCTGGCGTCGCTGGGTCCGTACCGGGAAGATGAAGCGTTCAAGCTCAATGAGTCCCTGCGCAAGGCCGGCCACTCCCCCGCACTGGTGTCTGCCGCCCTCACCCAGTCCCGGCTGCGGACCAAGGCTGAGGCCAAGTTCGGTGAATTCGCCAGGCAGATGATCTTCACTGCGGCCGGGTTGGAGCAGGCCACACGCCTCACCGTCGCAGCCCGGCACGCGGAACGCTTCGCCACTGCGGGAATCGAACACGTGGCTGACCTCGGCTGCGGGCTGGGCGCCGATTCGATGGCCCTGGCCTCCATGGACATCAGGGTGACCGCCGTGGAGATGGACGAAACCACCGCCGCCTGCGCCACCATGAACCTGATTCCGTTCCCGCACGCCAGTGTGGTCCACTCGGATGCCACCTCAGTCCCGCTCGACGGCGTGGGCGGCGTCTGGCTCGATCCGGCCCGCCGCACCACCTCGACGTCAGGCACGCGGCGGATCTGGGACCCTGAGGAATTCTCCCCGCCGCTGTCCTTCGTGGAATCCCTCGCCCACTCCGGACTGGCGGTCGGCGTGAAGATGGGGCCAGGCATCCCGCACGAGTCCGTGCCGGCCGGTTGCGAGGCGCAGTGGGTTTCGGTCGGCGGGGACGTTACCGAGGTGACGCTGTGGTTCAACGCGGTCAGCCGGCCAGGCATCCGCCGGGCGGCCCTGCTCCTGGGCCCGCAAGGCGCTGCGGAAATCACCAGCACCGAAGAGTTCGATGCCGGACCGGTAGCCCCCGTGGGCCCCGTGGAAGGGTACTTGTACGAGCCGGACGGAGCAGTCATCCGGGCCGGGCTCGTGGCGGATGTCGCGTTGCGGCTGGGCGGCCACCTCGTGGACGAGCACATCGCCTACATCTGCGCGCCGGAGCTCGTGGACACCCCGTTCGCCAGGGCCTACAAAGTCCTGGAGGTCATGCCCTTCAACGTCAAGGCGCTCAAGGCATGGGTGAAGCAGAACAACATCGGCGTGCTGGACATCAAAAAACGGGGCACGTCGGTCACACCGGAGGAGCTGCGCAGGCAGCTCCTCGCCGGAGGCAGGAACGCAGGCAAGGGGTCGAAGGGCAAAAAGACGGCCACCCTGGTCCTCACCAGGATCGGCGAGGACCGGGTGGCCATCTCGGTGGAACCGGTGCAGGACCGGGTTTAG
- a CDS encoding shikimate 5-dehydrogenase, producing MTLCISLSARPSNNGTRFHNHLYEQLGLNWIYKAFAPTDLAQAIAGVRGLGIRGCAVSMPYKEDVIALVDAMDPSAKAIDSVNTIVNDDGRLTAYNTDYTAIEQLLQRNAVPAGYSVLLKGSGGMAKATAAALRDAGFSDVTIIARNEASGKALADLYGFKWSAELPAAEAGGTADMIINVTPVGMAGGPDSDSLSFPPEAVDAAKVVFDVVALPAETPLVKAARAAGKTVITGAEVATIQALEQFVLYTGVRPTDEQVRAAEDFMRAQ from the coding sequence ATGACCCTGTGCATCTCCCTCTCGGCCCGGCCGAGCAACAACGGGACCCGCTTCCACAACCATCTGTATGAGCAGCTGGGACTGAACTGGATCTACAAGGCCTTCGCGCCGACGGACCTCGCCCAAGCCATCGCGGGCGTCAGGGGCCTGGGCATCCGTGGCTGCGCGGTGTCCATGCCGTACAAGGAAGACGTCATCGCACTGGTTGACGCCATGGACCCCTCGGCCAAGGCCATCGATTCGGTCAACACGATCGTGAACGACGACGGCCGCCTCACGGCCTACAACACCGACTACACCGCGATCGAGCAGCTGCTGCAGCGCAATGCCGTCCCTGCCGGCTATTCGGTGCTGCTCAAGGGATCCGGCGGCATGGCCAAGGCCACCGCGGCCGCCCTCCGCGACGCAGGATTCTCCGACGTCACGATCATCGCCCGCAATGAGGCGTCCGGGAAGGCGCTCGCCGATCTCTACGGATTCAAGTGGAGTGCCGAACTGCCCGCTGCGGAGGCGGGCGGCACGGCGGACATGATCATCAACGTCACGCCCGTCGGCATGGCGGGCGGACCCGACTCCGACTCGCTGTCCTTTCCGCCGGAGGCGGTGGATGCCGCGAAGGTGGTGTTCGACGTCGTTGCGCTGCCGGCTGAAACGCCCCTCGTCAAGGCAGCCCGGGCTGCCGGAAAGACGGTTATCACCGGCGCGGAAGTAGCCACGATCCAGGCACTGGAGCAGTTTGTGCTGTACACGGGCGTCCGGCCCACGGACGAGCAGGTCCGGGCGGCCGAAGACTTCATGCGGGCGCAGTAG
- a CDS encoding glycoside hydrolase family 3 protein has translation MSTEQKAGQVLMPFFTGTDFAAQAAAIERLHLGGSIVMGDNVPLSSDGTVDTAAMAAGIGLLQKAARADGRTWPAVIGVDQEGGVVARLRAPLTEWPAPMSYGAAGSVALATDGGKALASELAGLGFTADFAPATDVTAGPQDPTIGARALSGDPDAASRLGVGFAQGMLAAGLLPSVKHFPGHGSVSVDSHENLPVQKATVAELRAKDWKPFQAAIDAGLPMVMTGHISVPALEPGVPASLSKPSYDALRGMGFKGVAVTDALNMGAVQKKFPGGSAAPKALAAGADLLLMPGDVAGAHAAVVEAVKSGAVPASRLDEAAQRVVTMILWRARTPAPQGAAPGSGSALSQRVSAAAVTVLAGPCHGPIVPGSVRVAGGSEQDRARFAKAARAAGIAIGTGPLVTLIGFEGPPAKGDVVVALDAPWPLAGSAAPAKVALYGRSQEAFNALAAVLAGKAPATGKLPAAVGPHAPGSGC, from the coding sequence ATGAGCACTGAACAGAAGGCCGGGCAGGTGCTGATGCCGTTCTTCACGGGAACCGACTTCGCTGCCCAGGCGGCCGCTATCGAGCGGCTGCACCTGGGCGGATCAATCGTTATGGGTGACAACGTGCCGCTGTCCTCCGACGGAACAGTGGACACCGCCGCGATGGCAGCCGGCATAGGCCTCCTGCAGAAGGCTGCCCGGGCGGACGGACGCACCTGGCCCGCAGTCATCGGTGTGGACCAGGAAGGCGGAGTGGTGGCGAGGCTGCGCGCGCCGCTCACGGAATGGCCGGCCCCGATGAGCTACGGCGCCGCCGGCAGCGTAGCTCTTGCAACCGACGGCGGCAAGGCGCTCGCCTCGGAGCTGGCAGGCCTCGGATTCACCGCTGACTTCGCTCCGGCCACGGATGTTACGGCGGGCCCGCAGGATCCCACCATCGGTGCCAGGGCCCTGTCCGGCGATCCCGACGCGGCCTCACGCCTGGGCGTCGGCTTTGCGCAGGGAATGCTGGCCGCCGGGCTCCTTCCGTCCGTCAAGCACTTCCCGGGGCATGGCTCCGTGTCCGTCGATTCGCATGAGAACCTTCCCGTGCAGAAAGCAACCGTGGCGGAACTCCGGGCGAAGGACTGGAAGCCCTTTCAGGCCGCCATCGATGCGGGGCTGCCCATGGTTATGACGGGCCACATTTCCGTGCCGGCCCTGGAGCCCGGCGTCCCGGCGTCGCTGTCCAAACCAAGTTACGACGCCCTCCGCGGGATGGGGTTCAAGGGTGTGGCCGTAACCGATGCGCTCAACATGGGAGCGGTGCAGAAGAAGTTCCCCGGGGGCTCCGCGGCGCCGAAGGCGCTGGCCGCGGGAGCGGACCTGCTCCTCATGCCAGGGGATGTGGCGGGGGCGCATGCTGCGGTGGTGGAGGCCGTCAAGTCCGGCGCTGTGCCGGCCTCGCGCCTCGACGAGGCGGCGCAGCGGGTGGTGACCATGATTCTGTGGCGCGCCCGGACCCCTGCACCGCAGGGAGCCGCGCCGGGGAGCGGCTCCGCGCTCTCCCAGCGTGTTTCGGCGGCGGCAGTCACCGTCCTCGCGGGACCGTGCCACGGACCGATAGTGCCCGGCAGCGTCCGGGTTGCCGGCGGCAGTGAACAGGACCGGGCGCGCTTTGCCAAGGCCGCCCGTGCGGCCGGTATCGCGATCGGCACCGGTCCGCTCGTGACCCTGATCGGCTTCGAAGGGCCGCCCGCGAAAGGGGACGTCGTCGTGGCCCTCGATGCGCCGTGGCCGCTGGCCGGATCGGCGGCCCCGGCCAAAGTGGCCCTGTACGGCCGCAGCCAGGAGGCTTTCAACGCTCTGGCTGCGGTCCTGGCCGGCAAGGCGCCGGCCACCGGAAAGCTGCCCGCCGCCGTCGGACCCCATGCGCCCGGAAGCGGCTGCTGA
- a CDS encoding glutamate--cysteine ligase, producing the protein MKIDFASSRQSTLGVEWELALVNAETGELASVASEVLRGVAARHPELNEDDEHPHIKQELLLNTVELVTGICETVAQAKADLSSSLAAVREVTDPMGVEVFCAGSHPFSPPQLQPVTDKARYAKLIDRTQWWGRQMVIYGVHVHVGLDSRDKVLPVLDGLVNYFPHFQALSASSPFWGGEDTGYASHRALMFQQLPTAGLPFQFSTWAEYESYVQDMFTTGVIDTISEIRWDIRPVPNLGTIEMRICDGLATLEEVGAIAALTQCLVDEFSTTLDNGGTIPTMPPWHVQENKWRAARYGLDAIIILDAQGNEQLVTEHLLETLNRLEPVAAKLGCPDELADVEKIIRRGAGYQRQRRVAAEHGGDLRAVVLDLVKQMRNGPTA; encoded by the coding sequence ATGAAGATTGATTTCGCTTCATCCAGGCAATCAACTCTTGGTGTGGAATGGGAGCTTGCGCTGGTAAACGCCGAGACCGGCGAACTGGCCTCGGTGGCCAGCGAAGTGCTCCGCGGCGTGGCTGCCCGGCACCCGGAGCTGAACGAGGATGACGAACATCCCCACATCAAGCAGGAACTGCTGCTGAACACGGTGGAACTCGTCACCGGCATCTGCGAAACCGTGGCCCAGGCCAAGGCCGACCTCAGCAGTTCACTAGCCGCCGTGCGGGAAGTCACCGATCCCATGGGCGTTGAAGTCTTCTGCGCCGGGAGCCACCCTTTCAGCCCTCCCCAGTTGCAGCCAGTCACGGACAAGGCCCGCTACGCCAAGCTTATCGACCGCACCCAGTGGTGGGGCCGCCAGATGGTGATCTACGGAGTCCACGTCCATGTGGGCCTGGACAGCCGCGACAAGGTCCTGCCGGTGCTCGACGGCCTGGTGAATTATTTTCCGCACTTCCAGGCGCTGTCAGCGTCGAGTCCTTTCTGGGGTGGCGAGGATACCGGCTACGCGTCACACCGCGCCCTGATGTTCCAGCAGCTGCCCACGGCCGGCCTGCCGTTCCAGTTCTCCACGTGGGCAGAGTACGAGTCCTATGTGCAGGACATGTTCACCACCGGCGTGATCGACACCATCTCGGAGATCCGCTGGGACATCCGCCCCGTGCCCAACCTCGGCACCATTGAAATGCGCATTTGCGACGGCCTGGCCACCCTGGAGGAAGTCGGCGCAATCGCGGCCCTGACCCAGTGCCTGGTGGATGAATTCTCCACCACACTGGATAACGGCGGCACCATTCCCACCATGCCGCCCTGGCATGTGCAGGAGAACAAATGGCGCGCTGCCCGCTACGGCCTCGATGCCATTATCATTCTCGACGCGCAGGGCAACGAGCAGCTGGTCACTGAGCACCTGCTCGAAACCCTGAACCGGCTCGAGCCCGTGGCCGCGAAACTCGGCTGCCCGGACGAGCTTGCCGACGTCGAAAAGATCATCAGGCGCGGCGCCGGATACCAGCGGCAGCGCAGGGTCGCGGCCGAGCACGGCGGAGATCTCCGGGCCGTTGTGCTGGACCTCGTGAAGCAGATGCGGAACGGCCCCACCGCCTGA